Proteins found in one Timaviella obliquedivisa GSE-PSE-MK23-08B genomic segment:
- a CDS encoding HAMP domain-containing histidine kinase yields the protein MLSNETALQVRVQQLEKENRLLRKKLERSDATCLQLEETTRKKESLLRQVIYELKESQTNLEDQSRELEQTLADLKRAQTQLVQAEKMSSLGQLVAGVAHEINNPVNFIHGNLNYVQEYAQSLLSFMQLYRDHYPDSAPEIQAKAEDIDLEFIQTDLPKIIDSMKIGTERIRQIVLSLRNFSRMDEAEFKAVDIHEGIDSTLLILQHRLKDTPEAPAIEVIRDYGNLPIVECYPGQLNQALMNILANAIDALEEANIERTYPEIQKNPGRITIQTSVVDLTWVKIAISDNGIGMPESVQQRVFDPFFTTKSVGKGTGMGMSISYQIITEKHGGKLDCFSLPGEKTEFVIQIPVQQQASYAG from the coding sequence ATGTTATCGAATGAAACCGCTCTGCAAGTCAGAGTTCAGCAGTTGGAAAAAGAAAATCGACTTCTCCGAAAAAAGTTAGAGCGATCGGATGCGACCTGTCTTCAACTGGAAGAAACCACTCGAAAGAAAGAATCCTTACTGAGGCAAGTCATCTATGAGCTAAAAGAATCGCAGACAAACTTAGAAGACCAAAGCCGCGAACTAGAGCAAACCCTCGCAGACCTCAAACGCGCACAAACTCAACTGGTGCAGGCTGAAAAGATGTCAAGTTTGGGGCAGCTTGTGGCAGGGGTAGCCCATGAAATCAACAATCCGGTAAACTTTATCCACGGCAACCTAAACTATGTGCAGGAATATGCCCAAAGTTTATTGAGCTTTATGCAACTTTACCGAGATCACTATCCTGACTCGGCACCTGAGATCCAAGCTAAGGCAGAAGACATTGATTTAGAGTTTATCCAAACGGATTTGCCTAAGATCATAGATTCCATGAAAATAGGGACTGAGCGCATTCGCCAGATCGTTTTGTCGCTGCGCAATTTCTCACGCATGGATGAAGCAGAATTTAAAGCTGTTGACATTCATGAGGGCATCGACAGTACGTTATTGATTTTGCAGCATCGCTTAAAAGATACCCCGGAGGCTCCGGCGATCGAGGTCATTCGTGACTATGGTAATTTACCCATTGTAGAATGCTATCCAGGTCAACTCAATCAAGCATTGATGAACATTCTGGCAAATGCAATTGATGCACTTGAAGAAGCCAATATTGAACGAACCTACCCAGAAATTCAGAAAAATCCTGGTCGTATTACTATCCAAACTTCCGTTGTAGACTTAACGTGGGTAAAAATTGCAATCTCTGATAACGGCATAGGTATGCCTGAATCCGTTCAGCAACGAGTTTTCGATCCATTTTTTACCACAAAATCTGTAGGAAAAGGAACGGGCATGGGAATGTCAATTAGTTATCAGATTATCACTGAGAAACATGGTGGTAAACTAGATTGCTTTTCCCTCCCTGGCGAGAAAACAGAGTTTGTCATCCAAATTCCTGTCCAGCAGCAAGCGAGTTATGCAGGTTAA